The following is a genomic window from bacterium.
CGAAGCGCTCATAGAATCCTTCTGAGCGGAACTCTTTCGTCAGCGCGCTCCAGTTCTTTACACGATCGAGAAACGCTTTCTGATTGCGCTCTTCCCATTCTTCGAAGATGTCGTTCTTTTCAATGATGTCGCCCAGCACCCGGCAAACCGCCTTTAAGGTCACCGCCCGATGAAACATATAGGTCTTCTTTCCCCAGATGTTTTCCATCACCGCGGCGACTGCCTTAAGGTAATCCACGACAAACGAATAAGCCTTCTCTGCTTTTAAATTGAAACTAAATTCCCAGAAATCGTAATTTTGCTCAACCAATCTGTGAAATTCGTTGTAGAGCTCTGATTGAAGGATCCACTTCTCCTGTTTGCTGCGGCCACCGAGACGATTGATCCTGTATTGCAACGGGGACGTGCCGTTCTCGTACAGCATCGTGACGAGTCTGGCGCAAAGTTTCTTTTCCGGACTTGCTGAGGTTACTCGATCCAGTAGATCGACCAGATGTGATTTATTGATTCTTGTATGTGTGGAATTGATGATCACAAACATTTCGGCGGCGAAGTCGGCCGATTTTCCATCGAAGATGACGCACGGCACATCGATCAGATCCATCTCCTGCGGATGGTGCTCGGCATAGAAATGCAAACCCGCCAGACGATGCTGTCCATCG
Proteins encoded in this region:
- a CDS encoding DGQHR domain-containing protein, which encodes MLATLVSQKDGKFYFVSYKADDLLPKVHFSSRYYFEGEEIPASEVHVHDEIAKFIHSIERKELAFQRMLNRRKIKEIVNFYENAAAQPLIPGTILLFTQEQLQFKKLGQFASVGDLSEPTSKYLVIDGQHRLAGLHFYAEHHPQEMDLIDVPCVIFDGKSADFAAEMFVIINSTHTRINKSHLVDLLDRVTSASPEKKLCARLVTMLYENGTSPLQYRINRLGGRSKQEKWILQSELYNEFHRLVEQNYDFWEFSFNLKAEKAYSFVVDYLKAVAAVMENIWGKKTYMFHRAVTLKAVCRVLGDIIEKNDIFEEWEERNQKAFLDRVKNWSALTKEFRSEGFYERFAAKGQIERTRKIHEFLSRNLAS